One Nocardiopsis gilva YIM 90087 genomic window, CCGGATTCGTCCCATGTGAGGGTGCCACGGACGCGCTTCGGTTGCGATCCGCACTCGGTTGATCCGCAATGGGTTGATCCTGGTCGGCGATGGCCTATTGTTGTCCGAACTCGTGTATCCGGCGTACCCCCGCCAGGGCGGCGTCCTGTACCTAGACTCATGCGCTACATCCCCCTTGTTCTCCGGCGCTGCAGTCGATGCCGCAGGTCCGGAGCACGTCCGCTTCGCGTTTGGGAGTTCAGGCAACGATGGCTGATTTCACTCTGGACGACGTCCGGGAACGCACGTGCCGGGAGCGTGACTCGTGGTGGACCGTGGGGCTGGTCGATCCGCTGGCGATCCGCCTGGTGCGGGCGACAGCCAACCGCACGGCGATCACCCCGAACCAGGTCACCGTGGCAGCCCTCTTCCTGGGGCTGGGGGCCGCGGCGTGCTTCGCGATCGGCACGTGGAAGTACCTCGTCGTCGGAGCGGTCCTCTACTACCTGTGCTTCCTGCTCGACTGCACGGACGGCAAGCTGGCGCGGCTGACCGACCGGGAGTCGCTGTTCGGCTCGTGGATGGACTACGTCTTCGACCGGTTCCGGGTGCTGATCTGCGCGATCGCGCTGATGGGCGGCCAGTACGTGCTGACCGGGCACGTGGTGTTCGTCTGGCTGGCGCTGGCCGTGGTCTTCCTGGACATGCTGCGCTACCTCAACGCACTGCAGGTCTACAAGGCGCGCCGCGAGATGCGGTCGCACATCGCCGGGGCGCTGGAGCGCGCGCGGGCGACGCTGTCCATGCTGGAGCCGGAGGACGAGGCGGCGCACCCGGACCGTCCCATGAGCGACCAGGGTGAGCAGGCGGTGCTGCGGCACGGGATCTCGGTGCTGGAGCAGATCCTGCGCACGCAGACGGAGAACGAGGCGCGCTGCGCCCGCGCCAGCGGCAAGCAGCCGGATGTGTCGCTGCCCAAGGTCGACCTGCATCAGGAGTTCCGCAGCCGGTTCCCGTGGTACCAGCGGACCTGGGATCACCTGCGGGCGCGTAGGATCCGGACGCACCTGGTCAGCGGCATCGAGTTCCAGATGGCGGTGTTCGTGATCGCCCCACTCGTCGGGGTGGTGTCGAGTGCGGCGATCGGGTGGATTACCGTCGTCATGGGCGTTTTGCTACTCGCTTTCGAGATCGCGATCGTCTATAAACTGTGGTTGTCCACGCGGGACTTCTTCCGGGTCGTGGACGGAATCGAAGGCGCGTTGGGTTTCACGCGCTCGTCTGATGACGTGGTCGATGGGACAGTGGCAGCTGCGCCCGCGGAATCGACTCAGACGACCCTGCGGTAGCGGAAGGAAGCGGCTGTATGGAGGATCGCGACCCCGCGGGGGCGCGCCGGGACCCTGCCAGTGTGCAGGCGGAGATCGAGCGCACGCAGCAGCGGTTGGCGTGGGCGATCGATGAGATCTCGGACCGGGCGAACCCGCGGAACGTGGCGCGCCGGAGCTGGGGCCAGGTGTGCCGGACCGGCACGTACCTGGCCGAGAAAGCACGGGCGCTGGTGGCCGGGGGTGGCGCGGTCCGGGTAGAGAGCCACGTGGAGGAGCCGCCCAAGGGCAGTATCCGGCTCAAGGGCGACGACGAGGTGGTGTCGACCTACACCACGCGTGGCCAGCTGCCCCCTGAGGTGGTGCTGCTCGGGGTCGGTGTCGGCGTGGTGGCCACGGTCGGCGTGATCGCGATGTGGCGGCGCAAGCGCAAGCGGTAGCGGCGAGCGGAAGACGAACAGAGACAGGGCCGAGGCCGGACCCGGGGGAAGATCCCGGACCGGTGTCGGCGATCGCGGCGGGGGCGCGGGCCACGGGGCCTGCGCCCCCGCCGCCGTTTGACCGGAGTCGGTCCGCGGCCGCAGCCGCGGGCCGCGGTCACAGGAAGGTGCGTCCCTCGCCCGGTAGGTGGGGACGGTCGCGACGACCCGTGGGACGGGGTCGGCCCCGGCGCCGCCCCCGTCAGCGGCGCCGGTCTCGATGAGGTGCAGTTCGGCGAAGCGTTCGCACAGCTCGCCGGCCTTCGCGTGGCGCATCCAGACGCGGTCGCCGATGGCGAGCCGGTCGGCGGCGGCGCCACGCAGCGGCGTCTGGGCTTCCCCCGGACCCTCGGTGGGGCTGTAGCCGAGCCCACCCGGGAGGTAGGGCTGGGGGAGCGCTGCCGCGCCGGCGGGGCCGGAGGCGACGTAGCCCCCGCCGAGGGCGGTCGCGTAGCCGCGGCCGGGGCGGCGCACGATCGGGAGGGCGAAGAGGGCGGCGGGGCGGCCGGTGAACCCGCTGAAGTGGTCGAAGAGGGCCGGCTGGAAGAGCCCGGATCCGGCGCCGATCTCGGTGACGGCGCGTTCGCGGCTGGTCAGATGGGCGCTGCCGGTGCCTCCCCCGTTGACGAAGCGGATGTCGGCGACCTCGCGGACGGCGCGGACGATGGCGGCGCGCCTGCGGGCGAGTTCGATCCGGGACTGGTGCTTGATCCAGCGCACGGCGCGCCCGTAGAGGGGGTTGCCGGGCGGGGTGTCGGCGACCCCGGCGATCTGGGCCTCGTAGGCCATGATGCCGTCGAGGCGCAGGGTGGGGCGCTGGGTGATGGCGCGGGCGAGCGCGGCGGTCTGGGCGGGGGTGCGGATGGGGGAGCGGTGGGCGCCGATGCGCAGGCGCGGACCGAGGGGCTGCCAGCTGGTGTCGACGTCGATGCAGACCTTGATGGGGTGGGCGGGGTCGGGCGCCGCCGCGGTGATGAGGTCGAGGTGGGCGACGTCGTCGACCATGAGGGTGATGGAGCGCGCTGCGCGCGGGTCGGCGGCCAGCTGGGCGATGGCGTGGGTGTCGACGGTGGGGTAGGCGACGAGGATGTCGTCGGTCAGCGGGGTATCGACGTCGTGGGTGCCCTCCCTAGCGTCGCCGGCGCCGGTGGTGGCCAGCCAGATCGCTTCGGGGAGCGTGAAGGCCATGATTCCGGCGTATCCGGGGAGGGCGAGGGCTTCCCGCATCAGGTGGCGGCAGCGGACGGACTTGCTGGCCAGGCGGATGGGCGTGCTGCTGGCACGTGCGGCGAGGTCGGCGGCGTTCGCGCGGAACGCGGTGAGGTCGACGGCGGCGAAGGGCGGCTCCAGGTGGGCGGTCGCGGTGTCGTAGATGTCGCGGGCGCTTCTCATGCGGTGAGGCATGCCACAAATTATGAGAGATATTCATGTATCGCGCGACGGCTGTGACGTGCGGGTCGCCGCGTTCTCGAACGTGCGGCTCGGTGGGCGGATAACCTGGAAGATCGTCCCCTGCCAGCAGAACGAAGTAGCCCGGGAGAGTTGCGACCCATGAGTGATCGCGAATACGTACTGACGCTGTCCTGTCCCGACAGCCGGGGAATCGTCGCCGGGGTGGCGAACCTCCTCAACGGGCACGGTTGCAACATCACCGAAAGCCAGCAGTACGGCGACCACTACACCGGACGGTTCTTCCTGCGCGTGCAGTTCCTCGCCGAGCCCATGGCCGGGAGCGGAAACGGGGACGACGTCGTGACCGAAGAGGTGCTGCGCGGGGCCGTCGCGGCGCTGGCCGGGGACTTCGACATGGAGTGGGAACTGTGGCGGTGCTCGGTGCGCCCCCGCATGCTGGTGATGGTGTCGAAGTTCGGGCACTGCCTGAACGACCTGCTCTAC contains:
- a CDS encoding CDP-alcohol phosphatidyltransferase family protein, whose translation is MADFTLDDVRERTCRERDSWWTVGLVDPLAIRLVRATANRTAITPNQVTVAALFLGLGAAACFAIGTWKYLVVGAVLYYLCFLLDCTDGKLARLTDRESLFGSWMDYVFDRFRVLICAIALMGGQYVLTGHVVFVWLALAVVFLDMLRYLNALQVYKARREMRSHIAGALERARATLSMLEPEDEAAHPDRPMSDQGEQAVLRHGISVLEQILRTQTENEARCARASGKQPDVSLPKVDLHQEFRSRFPWYQRTWDHLRARRIRTHLVSGIEFQMAVFVIAPLVGVVSSAAIGWITVVMGVLLLAFEIAIVYKLWLSTRDFFRVVDGIEGALGFTRSSDDVVDGTVAAAPAESTQTTLR
- a CDS encoding DUF3618 domain-containing protein — its product is MEDRDPAGARRDPASVQAEIERTQQRLAWAIDEISDRANPRNVARRSWGQVCRTGTYLAEKARALVAGGGAVRVESHVEEPPKGSIRLKGDDEVVSTYTTRGQLPPEVVLLGVGVGVVATVGVIAMWRRKRKR